A single genomic interval of Camelina sativa cultivar DH55 chromosome 11, Cs, whole genome shotgun sequence harbors:
- the LOC104726992 gene encoding serine/threonine-protein kinase SRK2H-like, translating into MDKYEVVKDLGAGNFGVARLLRHKETKQLVAMKYIERGRKIDENVAREIINHRSLRHPNIIRFKEVVLTPTHLAIVMEYASGGELFERICNAGRFSEAEARYFFQQLICGVDYCHSLQICHRDLKLENTLLDGSPAPLLKICDFGYSKSSLLHSRPKSTVGTPAYIAPEVLSRREYDGKHADVWSCGVTLYVMLVGGYPFEDPDDPRNFRKTIQRIMAVQYKIPDYVHISQECKHLLSRIFVTNSAKRITLKEIKKHPWYLKNLPKELTESAQAAYYKRETPSFSLQSVEDIMKIVGEARSPAPSSNAVNGFDEDEEDVEEEVEEEVEEEEEEEEEEDEYEKHVKEAHSCQEPPKA; encoded by the exons ATGGACAAGTATGAGGTAGTGAAGGATTTGGGAGCTGGGAATTTTGGTGTGGCTCGTCTTCTTAGACACAAAGAGACCAAACAACTCGTTGCCATGAAATACATCGAGAGAGGTCGCAAG ATAGATGAGAATGTGGCGAGAGAGATTATCAATCACAGATCACTTAGGCATCCAAATATCATCAGATTTAAGGAG GTGGTTCTGACTCCAACTCATCTTGCTATTGTGATGGAGTATGCTTCTGGTGGAGAGCTCTTTGAACGAATCTGTAATGCTGGTAGATTCAGTGAAGCTGAG GCTAGATACTTCTTTCAGCAGCTGATTTGTGGCGTGGATTACTGTCATTCCTTG CAAATATGTCATAGAGATCTGAAGCTTGAGAACACATTGCTTGATGGTAGTCCTGCGCCACTTTTGAAAATCTGTGATTTTGGTTACTCCAAG TCATCTCTGCTTCACTCTAGACCTAAATCAACTGTTGGTACTCCAGCTTACATCGCACCTGAAGTTCTTTCCCGAAGAGAATACGACGGAAAG CATGCGGATGTTTGGTCCTGTGGTGTGACTCTTTATGTGATGTTGGTTGGAGGTTATCCGTTTGAAGACCCTGATGATCCGAGAAACTTCAGGAAAACAATCCAA CGTATAATGGCTGTCCAGTACAAGATCCCGGATTACGTTCACATATCGCAGGAGTGCAAACACCTTCTCTCCCGCATATTTGTCACTAATTCAGCTAAG AGAATCACACTTAAAGAGATCAAGAAGCATCCATGGTATTTAAAGAACTTGCCAAAGGAGCTCACAGAGTCTGCTCAAGCGGCGTACTACAAGAGAGAAACCCCGAGCTTTTCCCTCCAAAGCGTAGAGGACATAATGAAGATCGTTGGAGAAGCAAGGAGTCCAGCTCCGTCGTCTAATGCTGTCAATGgctttgatgaagatgaagaagatgtggAGGAAGAGGTTGAGGAAGAagtggaagaggaagaagaagaggaagaggaagaagatgaatacGAGAAGCATGTCAAAGAGGCGCATTCTTGCCAAGAGCCTCCCAAAGCTTAA
- the LOC104726989 gene encoding DEAD-box ATP-dependent RNA helicase 31-like → MPLKFPLRIRFFTHPLPGTHLSYNPSSYVPLFFRIFSSRLNYFELGSRINFSTRPNRDQPEFERRSRDGGSSKSLIEDEEELSNWVSCFRTGSSRGLVESDDHDSGPNVEDRSRGRNQDRRGFRNQVDSFRDNKRYGGSGLNGRIQGKSSEASFRRDRGREDYKSLGKRGDRFLEDESSDEDVKSLAMGGIGDLLSEEDEEEDEDYEFLKKKAVSAFGFDKENAVGADRGKNADNSYLTKTRFDQYPLSPLSLKAMKDAGYETMTVVQEATLPVILKGKDVLAKAKTGTGKTVAFLLPSIEVVVKSPPTSPDNKRPPILALVICPTRELANQAATEANTLLKYHPTIGVQVVIGGTRLGLEQKRMQTNPCQILVATPGRLKDHIENTPGFATRLKGVKVLVLDEADHLLDMGFRKDIERIISAVPKERQTFLFSATVPEEVRQICLVALRRDHEFVNCVHEGTGETHQQVRQTHMIASLDRHFSLLYTLLREHIMDNVDYKVIVFCTTAMVTKLMADLLGELNLNVREIHSRKPQSYRTRVSNEFRKSKGLILATSDVSARGVDYPDVTLVLQVGLPKDREQYIHRLGRTGRKGKEGEGILLLAPWEEYFLSALKDLPITKSSLPAIDPETVKKVQKALCHVEMRNKEAAYQAWLGYYNSQKMIGRDKDRLVELANEFSRSMGLDNPPAIPKLILGKMGLKNVPGLRAK, encoded by the exons ATGCCTTTGAAGTTCCCTCTCCGAATACGGTTCTTCACTCATCCTCTTCCGGGTACACATCTCTCTTATAATCCCTCAAGCTACGTCCCTTTGTTCTTCCGGATATTCTCATCTAGATTGAATTACTTCGAACTCGGGTCTCGCATCAACTTCTCAACCCGTCCGAACAGAGACCAACCCGAATTCGAACGGCGAAGTCGAGATGGAGGCTCGTCAAAGAGCTTgatcgaagacgaagaagagctcAGCAATTGGGTTAGCTGTTTTAGAACCGGATCGTCGCGTGGACTTGTCGAGAGTGACGATCACGATTCGGGTCCAAACGTAGAAGACCGTAGCAGAGGGAGAAACCAAGACAGAAGGGGATTTCGCAACCAAGTTGATTCCTTTAGAGATAATAAGCGATATGGTGGAAGTGGGTTGAATGGTCGGATACAGGGGAAGAGTAGTGAAGCGTCTTTTAGGAGAGATAGAGGTAGAGAAGATTACAAGAGTTTAGGGAAGCGGGGTGATCGTTTTCTTGAAGACGAAAGCAGTGATGAGGATGTGAAGAGTTTAGCAATGGGAGGTATTGGGGATTTGcttagtgaagaagatgaggaagaggacGAAGATTATGAATTTCTTAAGAAGAAAGCTGTTTCTGCTTTTGGGTTTGATAAGGAGAATGCTGTAGGAGCGGATCGAGGAAAGAATGCTGATAATTCTTATTTGACTAAGACAAG ATTCGATCAGTATCCATTGTCTCCCTTATCGTTAAAAGCAATGAAGGATGCTGGATACGAGACAATGACTGTTGTGCAGGAAGCTACGCTTCCTGTAATTCTCAAAG GCAAAGATGTCCTAGCTAAGGCCAAAACAGGAACTGGGAAAACTGTAGCGTTTTTG CTTCCATCAATTGAAGTAGTTGTCAAATCTCCTCCTACAAGCCCCGATAATAAGCGACCCCCAATTCTTGCGCTTGTGATATGTCCAACTAGAGAACTTGCCAATCAAGCTGCTACAGAAGCAAACACCTTGTTAAAGTATCATCCAACTATCGGTGTTCAAGTTGTGATTGGAGGCACAAGACTTGGTTTAGAGCAAAAGCGTATGCAAACAAATCCTTGCCAG ATTTTAGTGGCTACACCTGGAAGACTCAAAGACCATATCGAGAACACGCCAGGATTTGCGACAAGGTTAAAGGGTGTGAAAGTTCTTGTGCTTGATGAAGCTGACCATCTTTTAGACATGGGTTTCCGCAAGGACATTGAGAGGATAATTTCAGCTGTTCCTAAGGAGAGacaaacttttctattttcCGCCACAGTACCTGAAGAG GTTCGCCAAATATGCCTTGTTGCTCTGAGGCGGGATCACGAGTTTGTCAACTGTGTTCACGAAGGCACTGGTGAGACGCATCAACAGGTCAGACAAACGCACATGATTGCATCTCTGGACAGACATTTCTCTCTTCTGTACACACTTCTTCGCGAACACATTATGGATAATGTGGACTATAAG GTCATTGTCTTCTGTACAACTGCTATGGTTACAAAATTAATGGCTGATCTACTTGGTGAGCTAAACTTAAATGTGAGAGAGATCCATTCTAGAAAACCACAGAGTTACAGGACAAGGGTTTCTAATGAGTTCCGAAAATCCAAGGGTTTGATTCTGGCAACTTCTGATGTATCTGCTCGAGGAGTTGATTACCCTGATGTGACCCTTGTTTTACAG GTGGGATTGCCAAAAGACAGAGAACAATATATACACAGACTGGGTAGAACCGGGAGAAAAGGAAAGGAAGGAGAAGGCATATTGTTGTTGGCACCATGGGAGGAATACTTTCTATCAGCTCTTAAAGACTTACCCATTACTAAGTCTTCTCTGCCAGCAATAGACCCCGAAACTGTGAAAAAG GTGCAAAAGGCTCTTTGCCATGTGGAGATGAGGAACAAGGAGGCAGCGTATCAGGCTTGGTTGGGTTACTATAACTCACAAAAGATGATTGGAAGAGACAAAGACAGGCTTGTGGAGTTGGCAAACGAATTTAGTCGTAGTATGGGACTTGACAATCCTCCAGCTATACCAAAACTCATCCTTGGTAAGATGGGTCTCAAAAATGTTCCTGGTCTTAGAGCCAAGTAG
- the LOC104726993 gene encoding defensin-like protein 6, with translation MENKFLATFFLLLVLFSSQEIGIEGRMCQSKSHHFKRMCWSDHNCAMICRTEGFSGGHCHGFHRRCYCTRLC, from the exons ATGGAGAACAAGTTTTTGGCAaccttcttcttgcttctcGTCCTCTTCTCATCTC AGGAGATTGGGATTGAGGGAAGGATGTGCCAATCAAAGAGCCATCACTTCAAGCGCATGTGTTGGAGCGACCACAACTGTGCCATGATTTGTCGTACCGAGGGCTTTTCTGGTGGTCACTGTCATGGCTTTCATCGCCGCTGCTACTGCACTCGCCTTTGCtaa
- the LOC104726991 gene encoding TOM1-like protein 2, with amino-acid sequence MAAELVSSATSEKLADVDWAKNIEICELAARDERQAKDVIKAIKKRLGSKNPNTQLYAVQLLEMLMNNIGENIHKQVIDTGVLPTLVKIVKKKSDLPVRERIFLLLDATQTSLGGASGKFPQYYTAYCDLVHAGVKFTQRPNATPVVVTAQAVPRNTLNEQLASARNEVPATTQQRESQTVSPSSILQKASTALEVLKEVLDAVDSQNPEGAKDEFTLDLVEQCSFQKERVMHLVMTSRDEKAVSKAIELNEQLQRILNRHEELLSGRITVPSRSTTSNGYNSNLEPVRPILNGHQKPEIKASNAKTESSSSISNQAHLKLEEEDEEEEPEQLFRRLRKGKARAMPEDEEEPSPPQGLPGSAIHNERLNRPLIRPLPSEEASRGGDSRSQSGDSHSQSPPVVIPPPPAKHVEREKFFKEKKVDGASGLPDHMRGLSLHSRDGSSSRSGSIDFSD; translated from the exons atggCTGCGGAGCTTGTAAGTTCTGCAACAAGTGAGAAGCTTGCTGATGTGGACTGGGCCAAAAACATTGAGATCTGTGAACTAGCTGCTCGAGATGAAAG GCAAGCAAAAGATGTTATCAAGGCTATTAAAAAACGCTTGGGAAGCAAGAACCCAAATACTCAATTATATGCTGTCCAG TTGCTCGAGATGTTGATGAATAATATTGGAGAGAATATTCATAAGCAGGTTATAGATACAGGTGTACTCCCTACACTTGTGAAGatagtaaagaaaaaa TCGGATTTGCCTGTAAGAGAGaggatttttcttcttcttgatgcaACTCAAACATCCCTTGGTGGCGCTTCAGGAAAATTCCCTCAGTATTATACAGCATACTGTGATTTAGTG CACGCAGGAGTTAAATTTACTCAGAGACCTAATGCTACACCAGTCGTGGTCACTGCTCAAGCTGTTCCAAGAAATACGCTCAATGAACAACTTGCATCTGCTAGAAATGAGGTGCCTGCTACTACTCAGCAGCGAGAATCTCAAACTGTCTCTCCTTCGAG CATTTTACAAAAGGCTAGTACTGCATTAGAAGTTTTGAAGGAAGTGCTTGACGCAGTCGATTCTCAAAATCCTGAG GGGGCGAAAGACGAGTTTACTCTTGATCTTGTCGAGCAATGTTCGTTTCAGAAAGAGCGCGTAATGCACCTCGTCATGACATCAAG GGATGAAAAAGCAGTTTCTAAAGCAATTGAATTGAATGAGCAACTTCAGAGAATTCTCAATAGACATGAAGAATTGCTGTCTGGTAGAATCACAGTTCCTAGCAGGTCTACCACATCCAATGGATATAATTCCAATCTTGAACCTGTCCGTCCTATCTTAAATGGTCACCAGAAACCCGAGATAAAGGCTTCTAATGCAAAAACCGAATCAAGCAGCTCCATTTCTAACCAAGCGCATCTTaagcttgaggaagaagatgaggaagaagagcctGAGCAGTTATTCAGAAG ATTGCGAAAAGGGAAAGCTAGAGCAATGcctgaggatgaagaagagccATCACCTCCACAAGGCTTACCTGGATCAGCAATCCATAACGAAAGACTTAACCGTCCACTTATTCGTCCATTACCATCAGAGGAGGCATCACGTGGTGGTGATAGCCGTTCGCAATCCGGTGATAGCCATTCGCAATCCCCACCTGTTGTGATTCCACCACCACCTGCAAAACACGTTGAGAGGGAAAAATTCTTCAAGGAGAAGAAAGTTGACGGTGCCTCCGGTTTACCAGATCATATGAGAGGCCTTTCTTTGCATAGCCGCGATGGCAGCAGCTCACGCAGTGGAAGCATAGACTTCAGTGACTGA